GGAAGCTCAAAAATGCACAATTCAATAGGGTCATTGGAAAGCTAATGGCACCCATTCTTGGAAGTGAGGGAATTCCCGGTGATCTGGCGGAATTGTCTGGTTCATTCCTCGCAGGCATTAGTAGTTACCCAATCATGCGCGCGCGTATGACATTGCTTCAATGCTGCTATGATGTCGACCGTTTTGAAGATGCTCACTATAAAACCTTGGGTGTGCGCTTTCCCGAACAGTTCAAATACGCGGTTAAAAGTCGCCGCGCAGAGTATCTTGCAGGGCGAGTTCTTGCACATGTCGGATTGTCGAGTCTTGGTATCAAGAACGTCCACATTCCGTCAGGCCGCAACCGGGAGCCGATCTGGCCTAAAAGTGCAATTGGTTCAATTACTCATTCTTATGGTCGTTGCGCAACCATACTCTCAAACAACTCGAGGGATCGCGTAGGGGTAGATATTGAACGTATAGTTGACGGTGAAACGCTCGCTGCAGTCCAAGAAGTATGCCTTTCATGCAAGGAACGAAAGCTACTGAACACACAAACTGGTTATTCGCGCCTCGAGCTGGCTACATTGATGTTTTCGGCAAAAGAAACACTTTTCAAGATGCTCTACCCGTCAGTTCGTTGCCACTTTGGTTAT
This genomic window from Ruegeria sp. SCSIO 43209 contains:
- a CDS encoding 4'-phosphopantetheinyl transferase, with amino-acid sequence MAPILGSEGIPGDLAELSGSFLAGISSYPIMRARMTLLQCCYDVDRFEDAHYKTLGVRFPEQFKYAVKSRRAEYLAGRVLAHVGLSSLGIKNVHIPSGRNREPIWPKSAIGSITHSYGRCATILSNNSRDRVGVDIERIVDGETLAAVQEVCLSCKERKLLNTQTGYSRLELATLMFSAKETLFKMLYPSVRCHFGYETAMVREIPTSDTISLYLTENLRGGFRSGSTFEIRFSFHCNFVLTWATLGEPNPQPRSIS